In Deinococcus sp. HSC-46F16, the following are encoded in one genomic region:
- a CDS encoding aliphatic sulfonate ABC transporter substrate-binding protein, whose amino-acid sequence MTRIHIRSLSTLALALLLGVASAQGATTVRLGYFPNLTHAPALIGLERGTFQKALGNKVKLDARSFVSGTTLTEAFAAGQIDIAYIGPGPAINAATRGMPLQIIAGASEAGAVLIARKDSAIRSYADLAGKRVAVPSLGNTQDISLRHILKEEGLKLQTDGGNVVVTPVAPADIAAAFAGKRVDATLVPEPWGALLQAQGHRMIGSEKTVWRGGRYPTTLLIVNTRFAQANPTLVANFLKAHADAVAYLNRSPAAARTLINAQLDKLTGQKVDVRALQRAMARTRFTTALDLDALTEYAALNVEAGYARSVPDLRSFVNLGFKR is encoded by the coding sequence ATGACCCGAATCCACATCCGAAGTCTTTCCACGCTGGCCCTGGCCCTGCTGCTGGGGGTCGCTTCCGCTCAGGGCGCGACAACCGTGCGGCTGGGCTACTTTCCCAACCTCACCCACGCGCCCGCGCTGATCGGGCTGGAGCGCGGCACCTTTCAAAAGGCGCTGGGAAACAAGGTCAAGCTCGACGCCCGGTCCTTCGTCTCGGGCACCACGCTGACCGAGGCGTTCGCGGCGGGTCAGATCGACATCGCCTATATCGGCCCCGGCCCGGCGATCAACGCGGCGACGCGCGGGATGCCCCTCCAGATCATCGCCGGGGCGAGCGAGGCGGGCGCGGTGCTGATCGCCCGCAAGGACAGCGCCATCCGCAGCTACGCCGACCTCGCCGGGAAGCGCGTGGCGGTGCCCAGCCTGGGCAACACCCAGGACATCAGCCTGCGCCACATCCTCAAGGAAGAGGGCCTGAAGCTCCAGACCGACGGCGGCAACGTGGTCGTGACGCCCGTGGCCCCCGCCGACATCGCCGCCGCCTTCGCGGGCAAGCGGGTGGACGCCACGCTGGTGCCCGAGCCGTGGGGAGCGCTGCTGCAAGCGCAGGGGCACCGGATGATCGGCAGTGAAAAGACTGTGTGGCGCGGCGGGCGCTATCCCACGACCCTGCTCATCGTGAACACCCGCTTCGCGCAGGCCAACCCCACGCTGGTGGCGAACTTCCTGAAGGCGCATGCGGACGCGGTGGCGTACCTGAACCGCAGCCCGGCGGCGGCCCGCACGCTGATCAACGCGCAACTGGACAAGCTGACCGGGCAGAAGGTGGACGTGCGGGCGCTGCAACGCGCGATGGCCCGCACCCGCTTCACGACCGCGCTGGACCTCGACGCGCTCACCGAGTACGCCGCCCTGAATGTGGAGGCCGGATACGCCCGCAGCGTGCCGGACCTGCGGAGCTTCGTCAACCTGGGATTCAAGCGATGA
- a CDS encoding ATP-binding cassette domain-containing protein: MTVSMSAPVAAPTAPQGLPLLLDAVTYRYGRTRAATAPAGLGPLSLEVRAGEFLCVVGPSGSGKSTLLSLLAGFLRPQMGTILLGDTPVTGPDPRLTLVQQEAALFPWRTVAGNVSFGLEQRRVARAERDARVGDALRLVGLEGYGGRRVHELSGGQRQRVSLARALALQPRLLLLDEPFSALDDRTRTVLADELLAIWWSRKVTVVFVTHNLDEALALGQRVVALRGGEVALDAPARELNVARLRETLE, from the coding sequence ATGACCGTCAGCATGAGTGCCCCGGTTGCTGCCCCTACCGCCCCCCAGGGCCTGCCCCTGCTGCTGGACGCGGTGACCTACCGCTACGGGCGCACCCGCGCGGCGACCGCCCCAGCGGGCCTGGGGCCGCTGAGCCTGGAGGTCCGGGCGGGCGAGTTCCTGTGCGTGGTGGGGCCGTCGGGCAGCGGCAAGAGCACGCTGCTGTCGCTGCTGGCGGGCTTTCTGCGCCCGCAGATGGGGACGATTCTGCTGGGCGACACGCCCGTCACCGGACCGGACCCCCGCCTGACGCTGGTGCAGCAGGAGGCGGCCCTCTTTCCCTGGCGTACGGTGGCCGGAAACGTCTCCTTCGGGCTGGAACAGCGCCGGGTGGCCCGCGCCGAGCGGGATGCCCGCGTGGGGGACGCCCTGCGCCTCGTCGGGCTGGAAGGCTACGGCGGGCGGCGGGTCCACGAGCTGTCGGGCGGGCAGCGCCAGCGGGTCAGTCTGGCCCGCGCCCTGGCGCTGCAACCCCGGCTGCTGCTGCTGGACGAGCCCTTCAGCGCCCTGGACGACCGCACCCGGACAGTGCTGGCCGACGAACTGCTCGCGATCTGGTGGTCGCGCAAGGTCACAGTGGTCTTCGTGACCCACAACCTCGACGAGGCGCTGGCACTGGGGCAGCGCGTCGTCGCCCTGCGCGGCGGCGAGGTGGCGCTGGATGCCCCGGCGCGGGAGCTCAACGTGGCCCGGCTGCGCGAGACGCTGGAATAA
- a CDS encoding aspartate aminotransferase family protein: MTTSTQNRSKWLDIELRLDSGVYNKHEVVMVRGQGATVWDDAGRAYIDCVAGYGVANIGHSHPDVVRAVQEQAGKLMVMPQTLPNDKRAEFLGELVGVLPQGLERIFLCNSGTEAMEAAKKFAITATGRQRFVSMRRGFSGRSLGALALTWEPKYREPFGDAVDNKNVDFVTYGNVEELRAAVTDQTAAVILEPVQGEGGVHPATPEFIRAARELTREKGALLILDEIQTGFCRTGKMFASEHYGVTPDGMTLAKAMAGGVPIGAFAMTAEVADRMPKGGHGTTFGGNPLSMAAGVAAIRAMKNEGMAEQAREKGTYLMERLRAIRSPRIKEVRGLGLMIGVELHEPSAPYITALEHEEGVLTLAATPMVVRFLPPVTITREQIDTVVAAFERVLAAGPDREPQAMVREDKQTE, from the coding sequence ATGACCACAAGCACCCAGAACAGGAGCAAATGGCTCGACATCGAACTGCGGCTCGACTCGGGCGTCTACAACAAGCATGAGGTCGTGATGGTGCGCGGGCAGGGCGCGACCGTCTGGGACGACGCGGGCCGGGCCTACATCGACTGCGTGGCCGGGTACGGCGTGGCGAACATCGGCCACAGCCACCCCGACGTGGTGCGGGCCGTGCAGGAGCAGGCGGGCAAGCTGATGGTGATGCCCCAGACGCTGCCCAACGACAAGCGGGCCGAGTTCCTGGGTGAACTCGTGGGCGTGCTGCCGCAGGGTCTGGAGCGCATTTTCCTGTGCAACTCGGGCACCGAGGCGATGGAGGCGGCCAAGAAGTTCGCCATCACCGCGACCGGCCGCCAGCGCTTCGTGTCCATGCGCCGGGGTTTTTCGGGCCGCTCGCTGGGCGCCCTCGCCCTGACCTGGGAGCCGAAGTACCGGGAACCCTTCGGGGACGCGGTGGACAACAAGAACGTGGACTTCGTGACCTACGGGAACGTGGAGGAATTGCGGGCGGCCGTCACTGACCAGACTGCCGCCGTCATCCTGGAACCCGTGCAGGGCGAGGGCGGCGTGCACCCCGCGACCCCTGAGTTCATCCGCGCCGCCCGCGAGCTCACCCGCGAGAAGGGGGCGCTCCTGATTCTCGACGAGATTCAGACGGGCTTTTGCCGCACGGGGAAGATGTTCGCCTCCGAGCACTACGGCGTGACCCCCGACGGCATGACCCTCGCCAAGGCGATGGCGGGCGGTGTTCCCATCGGCGCCTTCGCCATGACCGCCGAGGTCGCCGACCGGATGCCCAAGGGAGGGCACGGGACCACCTTTGGCGGCAATCCGCTGAGCATGGCCGCTGGGGTGGCCGCGATCCGCGCGATGAAGAACGAGGGCATGGCCGAGCAGGCCCGCGAGAAGGGGACGTACCTCATGGAGCGGCTGCGGGCCATCCGCTCGCCCCGCATCAAGGAGGTGCGCGGGCTGGGGCTGATGATCGGCGTGGAGCTGCATGAACCCAGCGCCCCCTACATCACCGCCCTGGAACACGAGGAAGGAGTGCTGACCCTGGCCGCCACGCCGATGGTCGTGCGCTTCCTGCCCCCGGTCACGATCACCCGCGAACAGATCGACACCGTAGTCGCCGCCTTCGAGCGTGTGCTGGCCGCTGGTCCTGACCGTGAGCCGCAGGCGATGGTGCGTGAGGACAAGCAGACGGAGTAA
- the cysC gene encoding adenylyl-sulfate kinase yields the protein MTATLNRSEVGTGRVVWFTGLSGAGKSTLASALREELAARGVAVELLDGDAVRENLSKGLGFTKADRDTNVRRIAFVAGLLAKHGVTVLVSAISPYADTRREVLAALPSPTEVFVDAPLAVVTERDVKGLYLKAIAGEIPHFTGVSDPYEAPETPDLHLRTDQISVEEGVRQLLAHLGYPA from the coding sequence ATGACGGCGACCCTGAACCGATCGGAGGTCGGCACCGGGCGCGTCGTGTGGTTTACTGGGCTGTCGGGGGCGGGCAAGAGCACGCTGGCCTCGGCCCTGCGCGAGGAACTCGCCGCGCGGGGGGTGGCGGTGGAACTCCTGGACGGCGACGCGGTGCGCGAGAACCTCTCCAAGGGGCTGGGCTTCACGAAGGCCGACCGGGACACCAACGTCCGGCGCATCGCGTTCGTCGCCGGGCTGCTGGCAAAGCATGGAGTCACGGTCCTCGTCAGCGCGATCAGCCCCTACGCCGACACTCGGCGGGAGGTCCTCGCCGCGCTGCCCTCCCCCACCGAGGTCTTCGTGGACGCGCCGCTCGCGGTCGTGACCGAGCGGGACGTGAAGGGGCTGTACCTCAAGGCCATCGCGGGCGAGATTCCGCACTTCACGGGCGTCTCCGACCCCTATGAGGCTCCCGAGACCCCCGACCTTCACCTGCGGACCGACCAGATCAGCGTGGAAGAGGGGGTGCGGCAGCTCCTCGCGCACCTGGGGTACCCGGCATGA
- a CDS encoding glutathionylspermidine synthase family protein: MQRRTLLPRPNWETRLQEVGMTWYAPTPEHPVPYWGEEGYYAFTPGQIEELKRDAQDLTNMVLETTGVAIEGGRLGELGIPAFLHPAVRESWDRDDPTLYMRLDLAYDGRGRARLLEVNAQTPTSLVEAAVCQWQWLEDRLERGELPAGTGQWNTIHEGLGEQWAYLVRERGVTQAHFSSARDVEDIATVTYLRDLAGAAGVTGSFLAADEVGTSPQEPFLLDTWTLPIRNLMWLWPFEYAWESRDSSFLATTQTRFIEPLWKAVTSSKGLLALLHERYPDSGLVLPASLTPGRLGANVVRKPLYSREGQNVQLPGEAATAGAYGDLPLVEQAYVELPTFPAGDGPRYPVLGVWVAGDEVCGMGIREGRGRVTDNRATFAPHVVIPD; this comes from the coding sequence ATGCAACGCCGCACCCTCCTCCCCCGCCCGAACTGGGAAACCCGCCTGCAAGAGGTCGGCATGACGTGGTACGCCCCCACCCCCGAACACCCGGTCCCCTACTGGGGCGAGGAAGGCTACTACGCTTTCACGCCCGGCCAGATTGAGGAGCTGAAACGGGACGCGCAGGACCTCACGAACATGGTGCTGGAGACGACGGGCGTGGCCATTGAGGGCGGGCGGCTGGGCGAACTCGGCATTCCTGCCTTTCTGCACCCGGCGGTGCGTGAGTCATGGGACCGGGACGACCCGACGCTCTACATGCGGCTCGACCTCGCGTATGACGGGCGCGGGCGAGCGCGGCTGCTGGAGGTCAACGCGCAGACGCCGACCAGCCTGGTCGAGGCGGCGGTGTGCCAGTGGCAGTGGCTGGAAGACCGGCTGGAGCGCGGCGAGCTGCCCGCCGGGACGGGCCAGTGGAACACGATCCACGAGGGACTGGGCGAGCAGTGGGCCTACCTCGTGCGCGAGCGGGGCGTGACCCAGGCGCACTTCAGCTCGGCGCGGGATGTCGAGGACATCGCCACCGTGACCTACCTGCGCGACCTCGCGGGGGCGGCGGGCGTTACCGGCTCCTTCCTGGCGGCGGACGAGGTGGGGACCAGCCCCCAGGAGCCGTTCTTGCTGGACACCTGGACGCTGCCCATCCGGAACCTGATGTGGCTGTGGCCCTTCGAGTACGCCTGGGAGTCGCGCGACAGTTCCTTCCTGGCGACCACCCAGACCCGCTTTATCGAGCCGCTGTGGAAGGCGGTCACGTCCAGCAAGGGCTTGCTCGCGCTGTTGCACGAGCGTTACCCGGACTCCGGGCTGGTCCTCCCTGCCTCGCTGACGCCGGGGCGACTGGGGGCAAATGTGGTTCGCAAGCCCCTCTACTCGCGCGAGGGGCAGAATGTGCAACTGCCCGGCGAGGCGGCCACGGCGGGGGCCTACGGCGACCTGCCGCTGGTGGAACAGGCTTACGTGGAATTGCCCACCTTCCCGGCGGGCGACGGCCCCCGCTACCCGGTCCTGGGCGTCTGGGTCGCCGGGGACGAGGTGTGCGGAATGGGCATCCGCGAGGGCCGGGGCCGCGTGACGGACAACCGGGCGACCTTCGCGCCGCATGTGGTGATACCGGACTGA
- a CDS encoding phosphoadenylyl-sulfate reductase — translation MTAADVRTPAEGGVPLTTEPRAPREAAGHVDPTAPAFAPDTDPLEVIAWALAGHPDVLMPSAFNLNGVVLLDLAARAGYRGEVVFVDTGYHFPETLATRDRLAARYPQMTFVTLNTGAHPEDGQTPPDLYAADPDACCAVRKVAPLQAYLREKAPSALLNARSRDQATTRADIPFVETGGARVKINPLAHWTRERLEAYAREHDLPVNPLYFDGFLSIGCWTCTRAVRPGEDARAGRWAGKGKTECGLWAGENRL, via the coding sequence ATGACGGCCGCCGACGTGCGGACACCGGCGGAAGGCGGCGTGCCGCTGACCACCGAGCCGCGTGCTCCCCGTGAGGCGGCCGGGCACGTCGACCCTACCGCGCCCGCCTTCGCGCCGGACACCGACCCGCTGGAGGTCATCGCCTGGGCGCTGGCCGGCCACCCCGACGTGCTGATGCCGAGTGCCTTCAACCTCAACGGGGTCGTGCTGCTGGACCTCGCGGCTCGGGCGGGCTACCGGGGCGAGGTGGTGTTCGTGGACACCGGCTACCACTTCCCGGAGACGCTGGCGACGCGGGACCGCCTCGCCGCGCGGTACCCGCAGATGACTTTCGTGACCCTGAACACGGGTGCCCACCCCGAGGACGGCCAGACGCCGCCCGACCTCTACGCCGCCGACCCCGACGCCTGCTGCGCGGTGCGGAAGGTGGCGCCCCTTCAGGCTTACCTGCGGGAGAAGGCTCCCTCCGCGCTGCTCAATGCCCGCAGCCGCGACCAGGCGACGACCCGCGCGGACATTCCCTTCGTGGAGACGGGGGGCGCCCGCGTCAAGATCAATCCGCTGGCCCACTGGACCCGCGAGCGGTTGGAAGCCTACGCCCGTGAGCACGATCTGCCCGTGAATCCGCTGTACTTCGACGGCTTCCTGTCTATCGGCTGCTGGACCTGCACCCGCGCCGTCCGCCCCGGCGAGGACGCCCGCGCGGGCCGCTGGGCCGGGAAGGGCAAGACCGAGTGCGGCCTGTGGGCGGGCGAGAACCGCCTCTGA
- the sat gene encoding sulfate adenylyltransferase, which produces MTTLSDPSPILLPTPLGGTLVNRVQRPGHDFDPAELAELPQLELPDRAYADLEMLATGAYSPLTGFLGEADYLSVIEQMRLADGTPWSLPITLAVGREDAGRYTGRVVLTRGGEAVGTLDVQERYEARKSLEAREVYRTEDPAHPGVAALYAGGDVYLAGPVTLFEVPRGAFPRHHRTPAEVREVIEARGWRTTVAFQTRNPIHRAHEYLHKVTLELVDGLLLHPLVGTTKGDDVPAETRVKAYEVLLEGYYPQARTLLSVYPAAMRYAGPREAILHALSRRNYGATHFIVGRDHAGVGNYYGTYDAQEIFSAYRPEELGLQILKFEHTYYCKSCGQLVSPRTCPHGADHHLVLSGTKVRERLRAGESLPAEFTRPEVAEVLRAAYAAQD; this is translated from the coding sequence ATGACCACCCTATCCGACCCTTCCCCCATCCTCCTGCCCACGCCGCTGGGAGGCACGCTGGTCAACCGCGTGCAGCGCCCCGGCCACGACTTCGACCCCGCCGAGCTGGCGGAGCTGCCGCAACTTGAGCTGCCTGACCGCGCGTATGCCGACCTGGAGATGCTGGCGACGGGCGCGTATTCGCCGCTGACCGGCTTTCTGGGCGAGGCGGATTACCTCAGCGTGATCGAGCAGATGCGGCTCGCGGACGGCACCCCCTGGAGCCTCCCCATCACGCTGGCGGTGGGGCGGGAGGACGCCGGGCGGTACACGGGCCGGGTCGTGCTGACGCGCGGCGGCGAGGCGGTAGGCACGCTGGACGTACAGGAACGCTACGAGGCCCGCAAGAGTCTGGAAGCCCGCGAGGTCTACCGCACCGAGGATCCCGCCCATCCCGGCGTGGCGGCGCTGTATGCGGGGGGGGACGTGTATCTGGCCGGACCCGTGACCCTGTTTGAAGTGCCGCGCGGGGCCTTTCCCCGCCACCACCGCACCCCCGCCGAGGTGCGCGAGGTGATCGAGGCGCGGGGCTGGCGCACGACGGTCGCCTTCCAGACCCGCAACCCCATCCACCGGGCGCACGAGTACCTGCACAAGGTCACGCTGGAACTGGTGGACGGCCTGCTGCTGCACCCGCTGGTGGGCACCACCAAGGGCGACGACGTGCCCGCCGAGACGCGGGTGAAGGCCTACGAGGTGCTGCTGGAGGGCTACTACCCGCAGGCCAGGACCCTGCTGAGCGTGTACCCCGCTGCCATGCGCTACGCGGGGCCGCGTGAGGCGATCCTCCACGCCCTGTCGCGCCGCAACTACGGGGCCACCCACTTCATCGTGGGGCGCGACCACGCGGGGGTGGGCAACTACTACGGCACCTACGACGCGCAGGAGATCTTCTCGGCCTACCGCCCGGAGGAACTGGGCCTCCAGATTCTGAAGTTCGAACACACCTACTACTGCAAGAGCTGCGGCCAGCTCGTCAGCCCGCGCACCTGCCCGCACGGGGCCGACCATCACCTCGTCCTGAGCGGCACGAAGGTCCGCGAGCGCCTCCGCGCGGGTGAAAGTCTGCCCGCCGAGTTCACCCGCCCCGAGGTGGCCGAGGTGCTGCGGGCGGCCTACGCGGCGCAGGACTAG
- a CDS encoding ABC transporter permease, with translation MSVPAPRTDPAPVRTRLSRWRVLSWQLIGLALILGVWWLVTDGLKLYPPYVFPSPSQVWTEISYGLWGTGPQDGKLLSAIAGSLRRVLTGYGIAVALGALVGLLMGAWLPLRSTLGAYLTGIQSVPSIAFVPFAILFFGLNERAVLFVVVLEGFIPVALAVSGALLNVPPALRIAGRTLGARGLSMTTGVLLPAALPNVLTGLRTAWSFAWRALVGGELLISGVASIGEQLEVGRATANVALVLATIIIIGIIGGVFDALLRALEGRVRRDYGLEVTQ, from the coding sequence ATGAGTGTTCCGGCGCCGAGAACCGACCCGGCCCCCGTCCGCACCCGGCTCTCGCGCTGGCGGGTGCTGTCGTGGCAACTGATCGGGCTGGCCCTGATTCTGGGCGTCTGGTGGCTGGTCACCGACGGGCTGAAGCTCTACCCGCCCTACGTCTTTCCCAGTCCGTCCCAGGTCTGGACCGAGATCAGCTACGGCCTGTGGGGCACCGGGCCGCAGGACGGCAAATTGCTCTCGGCCATCGCGGGAAGCCTGCGGCGGGTGCTCACCGGGTACGGGATCGCGGTGGCGCTCGGCGCCCTCGTCGGCCTCCTCATGGGCGCGTGGTTGCCGCTGCGGTCCACGCTGGGCGCGTACCTGACGGGCATCCAGAGCGTGCCCAGCATCGCCTTCGTGCCCTTCGCCATCCTCTTTTTCGGCCTGAACGAGCGGGCGGTGCTGTTCGTGGTGGTGCTGGAGGGCTTTATCCCGGTGGCGCTGGCCGTGTCGGGAGCGCTGCTGAACGTGCCCCCCGCCTTGCGCATCGCCGGGCGGACGCTGGGAGCGCGGGGCCTCTCCATGACGACCGGGGTGCTGCTGCCCGCCGCGCTGCCCAACGTGCTGACCGGCTTGCGAACGGCTTGGAGCTTCGCGTGGCGGGCGCTGGTGGGCGGCGAGCTGCTCATCAGTGGGGTGGCCTCCATCGGGGAGCAGTTGGAGGTCGGGCGGGCGACCGCGAACGTCGCGCTGGTGCTGGCGACCATCATCATCATCGGGATCATCGGCGGCGTGTTCGACGCGCTGCTGCGGGCGTTGGAGGGCCGGGTGCGGCGTGACTACGGGCTGGAGGTGACACAATGA